The Collimonas sp. PA-H2 genome contains a region encoding:
- the cyoA gene encoding ubiquinol oxidase subunit II — translation MVSLISRRGLLLLPVFLLAGCNTVVMNPSGDIASQQGRLIVVSTLLMLLVIVPVIALTIWFAWRYRKNNTAARYEPDWDHSTQLELVIWGAPLLIIIALGLLTWISTHTLDPYRPLSRLDADRPIPADTKTLTVEVVALDWKWLFIYPEQGIATVNELAAPVDVPIRFKITSSTIMNSFFIPALAGQIYAMPGMQTSLNAVINRPGEFDGFSANYSGAGFSDMRFKFHGLTQENFDKWVQARKAAGGHLNRPDYLQLEKPSEKEPVRSYASVDQDLYHAILNRCIEPGQMCMDQMMGGHKMVEQHHE, via the coding sequence ATGGTTTCCCTAATTTCTCGTCGCGGATTGCTTCTGCTGCCCGTTTTTTTACTGGCTGGCTGTAACACAGTAGTGATGAATCCGTCCGGCGATATCGCCTCTCAGCAGGGACGCCTGATCGTCGTCTCCACCCTCTTGATGCTGCTGGTGATCGTTCCAGTGATCGCATTGACCATCTGGTTTGCCTGGCGCTACCGTAAAAACAATACCGCCGCGCGCTACGAGCCGGACTGGGACCACTCTACACAACTCGAACTGGTGATCTGGGGCGCGCCTCTGCTGATCATCATCGCCCTCGGCCTGCTGACCTGGATCAGCACTCATACCCTGGACCCCTACCGGCCGCTGTCGCGCCTGGATGCGGACCGGCCGATTCCAGCCGATACCAAGACCCTGACGGTCGAAGTGGTGGCGCTGGACTGGAAGTGGCTGTTCATCTACCCGGAACAAGGCATCGCCACCGTTAACGAACTGGCGGCGCCGGTCGACGTCCCGATCCGCTTCAAGATCACTTCGTCGACGATCATGAATTCCTTCTTCATCCCGGCGCTGGCCGGCCAGATCTATGCCATGCCCGGCATGCAGACCTCGCTCAACGCGGTGATCAACCGTCCTGGCGAGTTCGACGGCTTCTCCGCCAACTACAGCGGCGCCGGCTTTTCCGACATGCGCTTCAAGTTCCACGGCCTGACCCAGGAAAACTTCGACAAGTGGGTGCAGGCGCGCAAGGCGGCCGGCGGCCATCTGAATCGTCCTGACTACCTGCAGCTGGAAAAGCCTAGCGAAAAAGAGCCGGTGCGCTCCTACGCTTCGGTCGACCAGGACCTCTACCACGCCATTCTCAACCGCTGCATCGAACCGGGCCAGATGTGCATGGACCAGATGATGGGCGGCCACAAGATGGTGGAACAACATCATGAATAA
- the cyoC gene encoding cytochrome o ubiquinol oxidase subunit III, protein MSDITMNTNSATGAADPSARFYVREHHPENGTLLGFWLYLMSDCLIFACLFATYAVLGRNYAGGPTGAELFDLPLVAVNTSLLLLSSITYGFAMLEMQRKRKGATLAWLAVTGILGACFIGFELYEFAHLIHEGYGPQRSGFLTSFFALVATHGLHVSFGIVWLITLMFQVKRHGLTQENGRRLMCLSMFWHFLDVVWIGVFTFVYLMGVLP, encoded by the coding sequence ATGTCTGATATCACTATGAATACCAACAGCGCCACCGGCGCGGCTGACCCGAGCGCGCGCTTCTACGTCCGCGAACATCATCCGGAAAACGGCACCTTGCTGGGTTTCTGGCTGTACCTGATGAGCGATTGCCTGATCTTCGCCTGTCTGTTTGCCACCTACGCGGTATTGGGCCGCAACTATGCAGGCGGCCCGACCGGCGCCGAGCTGTTCGACCTGCCGCTGGTTGCGGTCAATACTTCGCTGCTGCTGCTGTCGTCGATTACTTACGGTTTCGCCATGCTGGAAATGCAGCGCAAGCGCAAGGGCGCGACCCTGGCGTGGCTGGCGGTCACCGGCATCCTTGGCGCCTGCTTCATCGGCTTTGAACTGTATGAATTCGCCCACCTGATCCACGAAGGCTACGGTCCGCAACGCAGCGGCTTCCTGACTTCCTTCTTCGCCCTGGTGGCGACCCACGGCTTGCACGTCAGCTTCGGCATCGTCTGGCTGATTACATTGATGTTCCAGGTCAAGCGCCATGGCCTGACCCAGGAAAACGGCCGTCGCCTGATGTGCCTGTCGATGTTCTGGCACTTTCTGGACGTGGTCTGGATCGGCGTCTTCACCTTTGTCTATCTGATGGGAGTTTTGCCATGA
- the cyoB gene encoding cytochrome o ubiquinol oxidase subunit I, with amino-acid sequence MLDHIDLTKLIFGRLTWEAIPYHEPILIATFLMVALGGAAVLGALTYYKVWGTLWRDWFTSIDHKKIGIMYVVLGLVMLLRGFADALMMRAQQAFAFGGSEGFLPPHHYDQVFTAHGVIMIFFVAMPLVTGLMNYVVPLQIGARDVAFPFLNNFSFWMTTFGGMLVMASLFVGEFARTGWLAYPPLSGILASPDVGVDYYIWALQIAGVGTLLSGINLIATIVKMRAPGMNMMKMPVFTWTALCTNVLIVAAFPVLTAVLGMLSLDRIFGTNFFTNDMGGNAMMYVNLIWIWGHPEVYILILPAFGIFSEVVSTFSSKRLFGYTSMVYATVVITILSYLVWLHHFFTMGSGASVNSFFGITTMIISIPTGAKIFNWLFTMYRGRIRFELPMLWTIGFMITFVIGGMTGVLLAVPPADFVLHNSLFLIAHFHNVIIGGVLFGMFAGINFWFPKAFGFKLDDFWGKCCFWFWTIGFYVAFMPLYVLGLMGVTRRLGHFEDPSLQIWFQIAAFGAVLIALGIASFIVQLIVSFRRRESLRDTTGDPWDARTLEWSTSSPPPDYNFAFTPKVHDNDAWTDMKANGYSRPLKDFVAIHMPKNTGAGFIIAALSAAVGFALIWHMWLVAGLGFAAMMAAIIVHTFNYNRDYHISADEVVRTEGERTRLLASHV; translated from the coding sequence ATGCTAGACCATATCGATCTGACGAAGCTGATCTTCGGCCGTCTCACCTGGGAAGCGATTCCCTATCACGAACCGATTCTCATCGCGACCTTCCTCATGGTCGCCCTCGGCGGTGCAGCGGTGCTTGGCGCGCTGACCTATTACAAGGTCTGGGGTACGTTGTGGCGTGACTGGTTCACCAGCATCGACCATAAGAAAATCGGCATCATGTACGTTGTACTTGGCCTGGTCATGCTGCTGCGCGGCTTTGCCGACGCCTTGATGATGCGTGCCCAGCAGGCGTTTGCTTTCGGCGGTTCGGAAGGCTTCTTGCCGCCGCACCACTACGACCAGGTCTTCACCGCGCACGGCGTCATCATGATCTTCTTCGTCGCCATGCCGCTGGTGACCGGCCTGATGAACTACGTGGTGCCGCTGCAGATCGGCGCGCGCGACGTTGCTTTCCCTTTCCTCAATAACTTCAGCTTCTGGATGACCACCTTCGGCGGCATGCTGGTGATGGCGTCGCTGTTCGTCGGCGAATTCGCGCGTACCGGCTGGCTGGCGTATCCGCCGCTGTCTGGCATCTTGGCCAGTCCGGATGTGGGGGTCGACTACTATATATGGGCGCTGCAGATTGCCGGGGTAGGGACGCTGCTATCGGGCATCAACCTGATCGCCACCATCGTCAAGATGCGCGCGCCTGGCATGAACATGATGAAGATGCCGGTGTTCACCTGGACTGCCTTGTGCACCAACGTCCTGATCGTCGCTGCTTTCCCAGTCCTGACCGCGGTATTGGGCATGCTGTCGCTGGACCGTATCTTCGGCACCAACTTCTTCACCAACGACATGGGCGGCAACGCCATGATGTATGTCAACCTGATCTGGATCTGGGGCCATCCTGAAGTCTACATCCTGATCTTGCCTGCTTTCGGTATCTTCTCCGAAGTGGTTTCCACATTCAGCAGCAAGCGCCTGTTCGGTTACACCTCGATGGTTTACGCCACCGTGGTGATCACCATCCTGTCCTACCTGGTGTGGCTGCATCACTTCTTCACCATGGGTTCGGGGGCCAGCGTCAACTCGTTCTTCGGCATCACGACGATGATCATCTCGATCCCGACCGGCGCCAAGATCTTCAACTGGCTGTTCACCATGTACCGCGGCCGCATCCGTTTCGAGCTGCCCATGCTGTGGACCATCGGCTTCATGATCACCTTCGTCATCGGCGGCATGACCGGCGTGCTGCTGGCGGTACCGCCAGCCGACTTCGTGCTGCATAACAGCCTGTTCCTGATCGCTCACTTCCATAACGTGATTATCGGCGGCGTATTGTTCGGCATGTTTGCCGGCATCAACTTCTGGTTCCCGAAAGCCTTCGGCTTCAAGCTCGACGATTTCTGGGGCAAGTGCTGCTTCTGGTTCTGGACCATCGGCTTCTATGTCGCCTTCATGCCGCTGTATGTGCTGGGCCTGATGGGCGTGACCCGCCGCCTGGGCCACTTCGAAGATCCGTCGCTGCAGATCTGGTTCCAGATCGCCGCCTTCGGCGCCGTCCTGATCGCACTCGGCATCGCTTCCTTCATCGTGCAGCTGATAGTCAGCTTCCGCCGCCGCGAATCGTTGCGCGACACCACCGGCGATCCATGGGATGCACGTACGCTGGAATGGTCGACTTCGTCGCCGCCGCCAGATTACAACTTCGCCTTCACGCCGAAAGTGCACGACAACGACGCCTGGACCGACATGAAAGCCAACGGCTACAGCCGTCCGCTGAAAGACTTCGTCGCCATCCACATGCCGAAGAACACCGGCGCCGGTTTCATCATCGCTGCGCTCAGCGCTGCCGTCGGCTTTGCCCTGATCTGGCACATGTGGCTGGTGGCGGGCCTCGGTTTTGCCGCGATGATGGCAGCCATCATCGTCCACACCTTCAACTACAACCGCGATTACCACATCTCGGCGGACGAAGTCGTCCGCACCGAGGGCGAACGCACACGATTGCTGGCTAGCCATGTCTGA